One Pontibacillus yanchengensis DNA window includes the following coding sequences:
- a CDS encoding pyridoxamine 5'-phosphate oxidase family protein, with translation MNQEQIKSKIQEVLDTHKVGSLATVQDGKPHSRYMTFHQEDMNLYTATDKDTHKVEEVERNPFVHILVGYDGKGFEDPYVEVEGRAKINDSKEMKEKLWNDYMKHWFSEPEDEDYIILEIHPTQIRLMNVEGEESPQIYKP, from the coding sequence ATGAACCAAGAGCAAATTAAATCAAAAATTCAAGAAGTATTGGATACTCATAAAGTAGGTTCTTTGGCAACTGTTCAAGATGGAAAACCACATTCCCGTTATATGACATTTCACCAAGAGGACATGAATTTGTACACTGCCACAGATAAAGATACACACAAAGTAGAAGAGGTGGAAAGAAATCCATTTGTTCACATCTTAGTTGGCTATGATGGCAAGGGTTTTGAAGATCCTTATGTAGAAGTTGAAGGTAGAGCTAAAATAAATGATTCTAAAGAAATGAAAGAAAAGCTATGGAATGATTATATGAAGCATTGGTTTTCTGAACCAGAGGATGAGGATTATATTATCCTTGAAATTCACCCTACTCAAATTCGTCTGATGAATGTTGAGGGTGAAGAAAGTCCACAAATATATAAACCTTAA
- a CDS encoding ferritin-like domain-containing protein, which yields MKWILSRKVRWILIAVMLLVFMFSSRMNAQTSLPSDFGAKGALQDQDISIEEALTYAIQDEYLALARYEAVTKKFGTILPFSQIIQSEQQHIEALTRLMNQYKIEIPENNAQQYVSAPNTIKEAFQDGVKGELDNIAMYEAFLTIEKLPNDLAKVFSNLRDASKKHLVAFNFGLAQSN from the coding sequence ATGAAATGGATATTATCAAGAAAAGTAAGATGGATATTAATCGCAGTAATGTTACTTGTATTTATGTTCTCTTCCCGTATGAATGCTCAAACCTCCTTACCAAGTGACTTCGGAGCAAAAGGAGCATTACAAGATCAAGATATATCTATTGAAGAAGCATTAACGTATGCCATTCAAGATGAATACTTAGCTCTAGCAAGATATGAAGCTGTTACCAAAAAATTCGGGACAATTCTTCCTTTCTCTCAAATCATTCAATCTGAACAGCAACACATCGAAGCATTAACACGCTTAATGAATCAATATAAGATCGAAATACCAGAAAATAATGCACAACAATACGTATCTGCACCAAATACAATAAAAGAAGCATTTCAAGATGGTGTGAAAGGCGAACTTGACAACATTGCCATGTACGAAGCATTCTTAACAATTGAAAAATTACCAAACGATCTAGCGAAAGTATTTTCTAACTTACGCGATGCTTCTAAAAAGCATTTAGTAGCTTTTAACTTCGGACTTGCTCAATCAAATTAA
- a CDS encoding S-layer homology domain-containing protein → MKKAPFLFCCGLVLFYLVMNSYHHVQGEEKDDIGYLVLGDAWASGLIGNGDVGEGYVDFISEAFRDEGYNIYVDKPYPKPFLTSSKLLTQLKGKAVQQGISVSDFITISIGLNDIQYLLTVQDSGSITVNDYVVRKSLQKVERNISQSLDLIQETQPEVEVYVMGYATPDVPSFMKDITKDLIMQLNKTLKESTEENINATFVKAPIYLPIERSSVTLLPNEIIYKQMANTFLQTYSERNGLSFQSPDSEWRWGDEASYERVITYAKSMHSSKTITREEAIHFFEYLAPRVMEPKFSFEWNDIQTSNKLYPLLVRLTDMGVIRKKDSFYPEKPITRAEMVALLARALEVPPSLSPLFSDIRSDHWANHYITGLTKIGLIKGYPDGTFKPDQRITGSELYMIWDRLDDSINNS, encoded by the coding sequence ATGAAGAAGGCTCCATTCTTATTTTGTTGTGGACTAGTTTTATTTTACTTAGTGATGAATAGTTACCATCATGTACAAGGTGAGGAGAAAGACGATATAGGCTACCTTGTGTTAGGCGATGCCTGGGCTAGTGGATTGATTGGAAATGGCGATGTGGGAGAGGGGTATGTAGATTTCATAAGCGAAGCTTTTAGGGATGAGGGTTATAACATATATGTTGACAAGCCTTATCCGAAACCTTTTCTAACAAGTAGCAAACTGTTGACACAATTAAAGGGAAAGGCTGTACAGCAAGGCATATCTGTGTCCGATTTTATTACTATTTCAATTGGCTTAAATGATATTCAGTATTTGCTTACTGTACAAGATAGTGGGAGCATTACGGTAAATGATTACGTTGTAAGAAAATCTCTACAAAAAGTTGAACGTAATATAAGTCAGTCTCTTGACCTTATACAAGAAACTCAACCAGAAGTAGAAGTATATGTAATGGGGTATGCCACACCAGATGTTCCTTCATTCATGAAAGACATTACGAAAGATCTTATCATGCAGTTAAACAAAACATTAAAAGAATCGACAGAAGAAAATATAAACGCAACATTTGTAAAAGCTCCTATCTATTTACCAATCGAGAGGAGTTCCGTTACGCTATTACCGAATGAAATAATCTATAAACAAATGGCAAACACCTTTTTACAAACCTATTCAGAAAGAAATGGGCTATCTTTTCAATCTCCTGATTCTGAATGGAGATGGGGAGATGAAGCTTCTTATGAAAGGGTTATAACATATGCAAAGAGCATGCATTCCTCAAAGACTATCACTAGAGAAGAAGCTATACATTTTTTCGAGTACTTAGCACCTCGAGTTATGGAGCCTAAATTTTCTTTTGAATGGAATGACATACAAACCTCAAATAAACTATATCCATTGTTGGTTCGTTTAACCGATATGGGAGTAATACGAAAAAAAGATTCATTTTATCCTGAAAAGCCTATTACACGTGCTGAAATGGTAGCTCTTCTTGCGAGAGCATTAGAGGTGCCACCTAGCTTATCACCTTTATTTTCTGATATTCGTTCAGATCATTGGGCTAACCATTATATCACTGGATTAACTAAAATAGGTTTAATAAAAGGATATCCTGATGGTACGTTCAAACCTGATCAAAGGATTACAGGTAGTGAACTTTATATGATATGGGACAGATTAGATGACTCCATTAACAATTCCTAA
- the pgmB gene encoding beta-phosphoglucomutase, producing MKIDAVVFDLDGVIVNTVPYYYKSTKKVADEMGVPFSEEDNLAYQGRPRQDLINALASRSNRSYTYQEKIDLGERKNRYYQEYISSLSEKNIMPGILPFLEEVKQSDIPITLASSSSNARMVLKKLGLTDYFSVIMNPKELIKGKPDPEIFLSAADQLGASYNNCVAIEDGEAGLEAIFSTSMFSVGVGTASFLKQADWHIESTRELSLDTLQKKLDSKKGK from the coding sequence ATGAAGATAGATGCAGTTGTGTTTGATTTAGATGGTGTGATTGTGAATACGGTACCCTATTATTATAAATCTACGAAAAAAGTGGCAGATGAAATGGGAGTACCATTTTCTGAAGAAGATAACTTGGCTTATCAAGGAAGACCTCGACAAGATCTAATTAATGCATTAGCAAGTCGTTCCAATCGGAGCTATACTTATCAAGAAAAGATTGACCTTGGTGAGCGAAAAAATCGCTACTATCAAGAATATATTTCTAGCTTATCAGAGAAAAACATCATGCCTGGTATTCTTCCATTTTTGGAAGAGGTGAAACAATCAGATATTCCAATTACATTGGCATCTTCTAGCTCGAATGCTCGAATGGTATTGAAAAAGCTTGGCTTAACTGACTATTTTTCAGTTATTATGAATCCTAAAGAATTGATAAAGGGGAAACCCGACCCTGAGATTTTTCTATCCGCAGCAGATCAATTAGGTGCGAGTTATAATAACTGCGTTGCTATTGAAGATGGGGAAGCGGGTTTGGAAGCTATCTTTTCTACTTCTATGTTTTCCGTCGGTGTAGGAACAGCTTCCTTCTTGAAACAAGCAGATTGGCACATTGAATCAACAAGGGAGCTTTCACTGGACACATTACAGAAAAAATTAGATAGCAAAAAAGGAAAATAG
- a CDS encoding four-helix bundle copper-binding protein: MTHENFPSVLEALHECMEACNHCYDACLQEEDVNTMVECIRLDRECADICAFLEQSITRNSPYMQEIAKVCITACEECADTCEAHHHDHCQKCAKACRKCAEECRKMIA, translated from the coding sequence ATGACTCATGAAAATTTTCCGTCTGTATTAGAAGCGTTACATGAATGTATGGAAGCCTGTAATCATTGCTATGATGCTTGCCTACAAGAGGAAGACGTAAATACAATGGTAGAGTGTATTCGTCTGGATAGGGAATGTGCTGACATCTGTGCATTTTTAGAACAATCCATTACTCGAAACTCTCCGTATATGCAAGAAATTGCTAAAGTTTGTATCACAGCATGTGAAGAGTGTGCTGATACGTGCGAAGCACACCACCACGATCATTGCCAAAAATGCGCTAAAGCATGTCGTAAATGTGCTGAGGAATGCAGAAAGATGATTGCGTAA
- a CDS encoding D-alanyl-D-alanine carboxypeptidase family protein, translated as MKELVRKIGMVVAASCFVFSPWSSYFVEADTQYNDLSEDVTGYEEIQYLSNKTIIKGYLDGSFRPGDDVTRMEAAIMLTRALDLSTKNRPDPNLKDISKDHPHYKYVATVVDEGIYQGTPSNRFLPSESIKRIDMAAVLTRAYNLEGGPITPDFRDVADDRQYMTKVVSNGISVGFPNQTFRPDIATTRAQFSIFLARTMDDQFKNPTVSSNLLENVEDGKIRNCFASLNQETTYEEFKETHGSPEKRLDFDNGFSAEYGKCIYSFNGERPQNMFKFMYFPKDERLTKDKMPDRFGEPDRINEQNESTIEQIYELENYTVKLVYPYQENVLHHIEVLPNDYLDPTWLLQSQYFNNIDQVNGKPVIQNPENQLALVNKNNYLPSSYLPELVRPEVDFVFGNQKLNKALMRPEAANHLEVMFDAAGEDGINILATSGYRSFERQQTLFQQEVEESGREAAEEVVAIPGSSEHQSGLAMDITSPSVDYHLVQRFGNTEAGKWLAENAHQYGFILRYPQGKKDVTGYQYEPWHFRYVGKEYAEIIHDNNLTLEQYFQSVTGI; from the coding sequence ATGAAAGAATTAGTGAGGAAAATAGGGATGGTGGTTGCGGCAAGTTGCTTTGTCTTTTCCCCATGGTCCTCATATTTTGTGGAAGCAGATACGCAATACAATGACTTGTCAGAAGATGTAACAGGTTATGAAGAGATTCAATATCTATCAAATAAAACTATTATCAAGGGGTACCTGGATGGTAGTTTTAGACCAGGTGATGATGTGACTCGAATGGAAGCAGCTATTATGCTTACAAGGGCTTTAGATTTATCTACGAAAAATCGACCTGATCCTAATTTGAAAGATATCTCCAAAGATCACCCACACTATAAGTATGTTGCAACCGTTGTAGATGAGGGAATCTATCAAGGGACACCATCCAATCGATTTTTGCCTAGTGAAAGCATTAAACGAATTGACATGGCAGCGGTACTTACAAGAGCTTACAACCTAGAGGGTGGTCCAATCACTCCAGATTTCCGTGACGTAGCAGACGACCGACAATATATGACCAAGGTTGTTTCAAATGGTATTTCTGTCGGATTCCCAAACCAAACATTCAGGCCTGACATCGCTACCACCCGTGCTCAATTCTCAATCTTTTTAGCAAGAACAATGGATGATCAATTTAAAAATCCAACAGTTAGTTCAAATCTATTAGAGAATGTTGAAGATGGAAAGATTCGTAATTGCTTCGCCTCACTAAATCAAGAGACAACGTACGAAGAATTTAAGGAAACACATGGTAGTCCTGAAAAAAGACTAGATTTTGATAACGGATTCTCTGCAGAATACGGGAAATGTATATATAGCTTCAACGGAGAAAGACCTCAAAATATGTTTAAATTCATGTACTTCCCTAAGGATGAGCGTCTAACAAAAGACAAAATGCCAGATAGGTTCGGTGAACCAGATCGTATCAATGAACAAAATGAGTCTACAATCGAGCAAATCTATGAGTTAGAAAATTACACAGTGAAACTTGTATATCCGTATCAAGAAAATGTTCTTCATCATATTGAAGTATTACCGAATGATTATTTGGACCCGACTTGGTTGTTGCAAAGTCAGTATTTTAACAATATAGACCAAGTAAATGGAAAGCCAGTCATCCAAAATCCTGAAAACCAGCTAGCGCTTGTAAATAAGAATAACTATTTGCCATCAAGCTATTTACCAGAACTTGTACGTCCGGAAGTGGACTTTGTATTTGGAAATCAAAAATTGAACAAAGCACTGATGAGACCAGAAGCAGCCAATCATCTTGAAGTGATGTTTGATGCTGCTGGAGAGGATGGTATAAATATACTTGCTACATCTGGTTATCGTTCATTTGAACGTCAGCAAACATTATTCCAGCAAGAAGTTGAAGAATCTGGTAGAGAAGCAGCAGAAGAAGTAGTTGCTATACCTGGCTCCAGTGAACACCAATCCGGCTTAGCGATGGATATTACATCACCTTCTGTTGACTATCATCTTGTGCAACGCTTTGGTAATACAGAGGCTGGAAAGTGGCTAGCAGAGAATGCGCATCAATATGGATTTATTTTGCGTTATCCTCAAGGCAAGAAGGATGTAACAGGCTATCAATATGAACCTTGGCATTTCCGCTATGTAGGAAAAGAGTATGCAGAAATTATCCATGATAACAATCTTACACTTGAACAATATTTTCAAAGTGTAACTGGAATTTAA